From a region of the Odocoileus virginianus isolate 20LAN1187 ecotype Illinois chromosome 19, Ovbor_1.2, whole genome shotgun sequence genome:
- the HTR1B gene encoding 5-hydroxytryptamine receptor 1B, with protein sequence MPQSCAPGTRAKRDMEAVAAQCPQPPSASSQTGLSQANLSAGPSHNCSAAEEYFYQDFIALPWKVVVVLLLALFTLATTLSNAFVIVTVYRTRKLHTPANYLIASLAVTDLLVSILVMPISTMYTVTGRWTLGQVVCDFWLSSDITCCTASILHLCVIALDRYWAITDAVEYSAKRTPKRAAVMIALVWVFSICISLPPFFWRQAKAEAMSNCVVNTDHVLYTVYSTVGAFYFPTLLLIALYGRIYVEARSRILKQTPNRTGKRLTRAQLITDSPGSTSSVTSINSRAPEVPSESGSPVYVNQVKVRVSDALLEKKKLMAARERKATKTLGIILGAFIVCWLPFFIISLVIPICTSCWFHQAIFDFFTWLGYLNSLINPIIYTMSNEDFKQAFHKLIGFKCTN encoded by the coding sequence ATGCCCCAGAGCTGCGCTCCGGGGACCCGGGCGAAGAGAGACATGGAGGCAGTGGCCGCTCAGTGTCCCCAGCCGCCGTCCGCGAGTTCCCAGACTGGGCTTTCTCAAGCCAACCTCTCGGCTGGTCCCTCCCACAACTGCAGCGCCGCCGAGGAGTACTTTTACCAGGACTTCATCGCCCTGCCCTGGAAAGTAGTCGTGGTCCTGCTGCTGGCGCTCTTCACCTTGGCCACCACGCTCTCCAACGCCTTTGTGATAGTCACTGTGTACCGGACGCGGAAGCTGCATACCCCGGCCAACTACCTGATCGCCTCCTTGGCGGTCACCGACCTGCTCGTGTCCATCCTGGTGATGCCCATCAGCACCATGTACACGGTCACGGGCCGCTGGACGCTGGGCCAGGTGGTCTGCGACTTCTGGCTGTCGTCGGACATCACCTGTTGCACAGCCTCCATCCTGCACCTCTGCGTCATCGCCCTGGACCGCTACTGGGCCATCACGGACGCCGTGGAGTACTCGGCGAAAAGGACTCCCAAGAGGGCCGCGGTCATGATCGCGCTCGTGTGGGTCTTCTCCATCTGCATCTCGCTGCCGCCCTTCTTCTGGCGGCAGGCCAAAGCCGAAGCGATGTCGAACTGCGTGGTGAACACCGACCACGTCCTGTACACCGTCTACTCCACGGTGGGAGCTTTCTACTTCCCCACCCTGCTCCTCATCGCCCTCTATGGCCGCATCTACGTGGAAGCCCGCTCCCGGATTTTGAAACAGACGCCCAACAGAACCGGCAAGCGTCTGACCCGAGCCCAGCTGATTACTGACTCCCCCGGCTCCACGTCTTCGGTCACCTCGATTAACTCGCGGGCTCCGGAGGTACCCAGCGAATCCGGGTCTCCCGTGTACGTGAACCAAGTCAAAGTGCGCGTCTCCGACGCCCTGCTGGAGAAGAAGAAACTCATGGCCGCTAGGGAGCGCAAAGCCACCAAGACCCTGGGGATCATTTTGGGCGCGTTCATCGTGTGTTGGCTGCCCTTCTTCATCATCTCCCTGGTCATCCCGATCTGCACATCCTGCTGGTTCCACCAGGCCATCTTTGACTTCTTCACGTGGCTGGGCTATCTTAACTCCCTCATCAACCCCATCATCTACACCATGTCCAACGAGGACTTCAAACAAGCTTTCCATAAACTGATAGGCTTCAAGTGCACGAACTGA